One genomic region from Haloarcula taiwanensis encodes:
- a CDS encoding MFS transporter: MVFCINLARVVFAPLIEPIRATTGASDATLGLLATMVWAGSALPRLPTGVLLTRISRAKVIFGSGVVLTIGTTFTALAFDPTLLLVGAFTMGIASGVYLTAANTLVSELFPERPGRALGQHGVAAQLAAVGAPALISFVLIVGTWRTALQGIAVAAGLVTVAFTIIARRSRLPDAGSEDRDLLGAARAQWHIIVTSVATIGVAGLVWNGLFNFYVTYATSVGLTPGRGRTLLLLAFGAGVPAFYVSGRLADRLPSIPYLLTMLAAFTGCVLVLPSLTGFWSLAAFSVVVGYVIHSIFPAVDAYLLGSLPDRHRASAYATYGAGMMLLQAPGSALVGRLLDAGVTFPTLLRGMGIALLVVLVAMVSLHRNGRLPSAARA, translated from the coding sequence ATGGTGTTCTGCATCAACCTCGCGAGAGTCGTCTTCGCACCACTCATCGAACCGATTCGAGCGACGACGGGCGCTTCTGATGCGACACTGGGACTGCTCGCAACGATGGTCTGGGCCGGGAGTGCCCTCCCACGGCTCCCCACCGGCGTCCTGCTGACTCGGATATCGCGGGCGAAGGTCATCTTCGGTTCCGGTGTCGTGTTGACCATCGGAACGACGTTCACCGCCCTCGCGTTTGACCCGACGCTGTTGCTCGTCGGGGCGTTCACCATGGGGATTGCGAGCGGCGTCTACCTGACCGCGGCAAACACGCTGGTCAGTGAGCTGTTTCCGGAGCGGCCCGGCCGCGCGCTCGGGCAACACGGCGTCGCCGCCCAGCTCGCCGCTGTCGGAGCGCCGGCGCTGATATCGTTTGTTCTCATCGTCGGGACGTGGCGGACCGCGCTACAAGGGATTGCCGTCGCCGCGGGGCTGGTGACCGTCGCTTTCACTATCATCGCAAGACGCTCCCGACTCCCTGACGCTGGGAGCGAAGACCGCGACCTCCTTGGCGCGGCGCGTGCTCAGTGGCATATCATCGTCACCAGCGTCGCGACCATCGGCGTCGCGGGGCTGGTCTGGAACGGGCTGTTCAACTTCTACGTCACCTACGCCACGAGCGTCGGTCTCACGCCCGGTCGGGGACGGACGCTCCTGTTGCTCGCGTTCGGAGCGGGGGTGCCGGCCTTCTACGTCAGCGGTCGGCTGGCCGACCGGCTCCCGTCGATTCCGTACCTCCTGACGATGCTTGCGGCCTTTACCGGCTGTGTGCTGGTGCTCCCATCGCTGACCGGGTTCTGGTCGCTGGCCGCGTTCAGCGTCGTCGTCGGCTACGTCATCCACAGCATCTTCCCGGCGGTGGACGCGTACCTGCTCGGCTCGCTCCCGGACCGCCACCGCGCGAGCGCCTACGCCACCTACGGCGCGGGGATGATGCTGCTACAGGCGCCCGGAAGCGCGCTCGTCGGCCGACTGCTTGATGCCGGCGTCACGTTTCCGACGCTGCTTCGGGGCATGGGCATCGCGTTGCTCGTCGTCCTCGTGGCAATGGTGTCGCTGCACCGCAACGGCCGACTGCCGAGCGCCGCCCGAGCCTAA
- a CDS encoding coenzyme A pyrophosphatase, with the protein MQFDRVAAHEPVVVDDEPQEAAVIAPVVTRPAGEAILFTKRADHLSDHPGQMSFPGGGREPEDDDLLRTALREANEEIGLDPLAVNVVGRLDDIRTITRYSVRPFVGRIPDRDYLPSDEEVAEIVTLPVSELTDLDNYESEHRDHPHYGEIRLHFFYVDGYTVWGATARMLVQLLELATDWRMPPEPDRYMEPDDELPPSVRDEAE; encoded by the coding sequence ATGCAGTTCGACCGGGTTGCGGCCCACGAGCCAGTCGTCGTGGACGATGAGCCACAGGAGGCCGCCGTCATCGCTCCGGTCGTCACGCGACCTGCGGGCGAGGCGATACTGTTCACGAAGCGCGCCGACCACCTGTCGGACCACCCCGGGCAGATGTCGTTCCCCGGCGGCGGCCGCGAACCCGAAGACGATGACCTGCTGCGGACTGCGCTTCGAGAGGCAAACGAGGAGATCGGGCTCGACCCGCTGGCGGTCAACGTCGTCGGTCGGCTGGACGACATCAGGACCATCACGCGCTACTCCGTGCGCCCGTTCGTCGGACGAATCCCAGACCGTGACTACCTGCCCTCGGACGAAGAAGTCGCGGAGATCGTCACGCTTCCGGTGTCGGAACTGACTGACTTAGACAACTACGAGTCAGAGCACCGCGACCACCCCCACTACGGGGAGATTCGCCTCCATTTCTTTTACGTCGACGGCTACACTGTCTGGGGCGCGACGGCGCGGATGCTCGTCCAGTTGCTCGAACTCGCGACCGACTGGCGGATGCCGCCCGAACCTGACCGATACATGGAGCCCGACGACGAGCTGCCGCCGAGCGTGCGCGACGAAGCTGAGTGA
- a CDS encoding luciferase produces MTTLTGATLAAAGIDAVALKPTEVDVSQATALDVETLAIDYEGAAHVPDAEAIERLASAADVRVTTPVRADGFDPLGDDSGFDALPADAGRVLVAGHSAYLSEDEGERAVAPRLRAAVDDASDPWVGTEGIERLALAVGGTQYELLSRTTARDVRTLRTAGFDGSIAVYAPLVLSNSEDAMLDAVGDYAARRGPVRNALPDGAPTDSRATGRARDVLKQAIRDYALVGSVETVAERTERLRDIGVDTIVGYPARGLDPFLS; encoded by the coding sequence ATGACCACGCTTACCGGTGCGACACTGGCGGCCGCCGGCATCGACGCGGTGGCGCTCAAGCCGACGGAAGTGGACGTGTCGCAGGCAACGGCCCTCGATGTTGAGACGCTTGCAATCGATTACGAGGGTGCGGCCCACGTCCCAGACGCCGAGGCCATCGAGCGACTGGCGTCGGCCGCTGACGTGCGCGTCACTACGCCAGTCCGGGCCGACGGCTTCGACCCACTGGGCGACGATAGCGGGTTCGACGCGCTGCCGGCGGATGCGGGCCGTGTTCTGGTCGCCGGCCACAGCGCGTATCTCTCCGAAGACGAGGGTGAACGAGCCGTCGCACCGCGGCTTCGGGCGGCCGTCGACGACGCCAGCGATCCATGGGTCGGCACGGAGGGCATTGAGCGCCTCGCGCTGGCAGTCGGCGGGACACAGTACGAACTCCTCTCGCGGACGACGGCCCGCGACGTTCGGACGCTCCGCACGGCGGGCTTCGACGGTTCGATTGCCGTTTACGCCCCCTTGGTGCTCTCGAACAGCGAGGACGCGATGCTGGACGCCGTCGGCGACTACGCGGCCCGGCGCGGCCCGGTCCGGAACGCACTGCCCGATGGCGCACCGACGGACAGCCGAGCGACGGGGCGGGCCAGAGATGTACTCAAACAGGCCATCCGCGATTACGCGCTCGTCGGCTCCGTCGAGACAGTCGCCGAGCGAACCGAGCGGCTCCGCGACATCGGTGTCGACACGATTGTCGGCTATCCGGCGCGTGGACTCGACCCCTTCCTCTCGTAG
- a CDS encoding sarcosine oxidase, producing the protein MTVAVVGGGAVGLSTALALCRRGESVTVFERDALGSGATGRAAGLCYDAFADGVDAGVAADALGRYRDLDLFEPQPYVWVARNEGDATAVREQIAGMQRNGVAVKALTPTALGDRYPALDTSGIEVAGLARDAGVLDPDEVVATLAERAEENGATIETHTPVSLGSPTSVETADQTRAFDAVVIAAGPRTKSLVATVGVSLALKTYRAQALVTEPVDATLPSFYDATREFYWRPKADALLVGDGAHETDPTDWNPDADAEFVTRTLDRVEQASALTPACDRAWAGLCTATPDGAPLAGQVADGLWVATGWQGHGLMRAPALGNYLAADVLNRPNPLSEHLPDRVDPTRFDGSEEFAALDDPTRDWGG; encoded by the coding sequence ATGACCGTCGCCGTTGTCGGCGGCGGGGCCGTCGGTCTCTCGACCGCGCTGGCACTGTGTCGCCGCGGCGAATCGGTCACGGTGTTCGAACGCGACGCCCTCGGGAGCGGTGCGACCGGCCGCGCGGCGGGCCTGTGTTACGACGCCTTCGCCGACGGCGTGGACGCGGGCGTCGCTGCGGACGCGCTCGGTCGCTACCGCGATCTTGACCTGTTCGAGCCACAGCCCTACGTCTGGGTTGCACGCAACGAAGGCGACGCCACAGCTGTCCGCGAGCAGATAGCGGGGATGCAGCGCAACGGTGTCGCCGTCAAGGCGCTCACGCCGACGGCACTCGGCGACCGCTACCCCGCACTCGATACCAGCGGCATCGAGGTGGCCGGTCTCGCCCGCGACGCCGGCGTACTCGACCCGGACGAGGTGGTGGCGACGCTCGCTGAGCGGGCCGAGGAAAACGGCGCGACCATCGAGACGCACACGCCAGTCTCGCTCGGCTCGCCGACCAGCGTCGAAACAGCGGACCAAACCCGGGCGTTCGACGCGGTGGTCATCGCGGCTGGCCCGCGAACGAAATCGCTCGTCGCCACTGTCGGCGTCTCGCTCGCACTGAAAACCTATCGAGCACAGGCCCTCGTGACCGAGCCGGTCGATGCCACGCTACCGTCGTTTTACGACGCGACGCGGGAGTTCTACTGGCGGCCGAAAGCCGACGCACTACTAGTCGGTGACGGCGCACACGAGACCGACCCGACGGACTGGAACCCGGACGCGGACGCCGAGTTCGTCACTCGGACTCTCGACCGCGTCGAGCAAGCGTCGGCGCTCACGCCGGCCTGTGACAGAGCCTGGGCTGGCCTGTGTACGGCGACGCCCGACGGCGCGCCGTTGGCCGGACAGGTCGCCGACGGGCTCTGGGTGGCGACTGGCTGGCAGGGCCACGGGCTCATGCGGGCTCCGGCGCTTGGGAACTATCTCGCCGCAGACGTTCTCAATCGCCCGAACCCGCTTTCGGAACACCTGCCTGATCGCGTCGACCCGACACGGTTCGACGGCTCCGAAGAGTTCGCTGCGCTGGACGACCCGACGCGTGACTGGGGCGGCTGA
- a CDS encoding molecular chaperone Hsp20: protein MRDIGSSISDAIFENIGRAAGRVQENKPLASDLLESEDAYLVVFDAPGTTASDIQVRYVDDRVEVRIDRFRDFYEGFEMRYPGRGLALDGSVTLPSDAAVDPEAAQATLKSNGTLHVRVPKAEADHDEDEATDVGVATDDSESHEGADADADADVEDVTDSADESEDDA, encoded by the coding sequence ATGCGGGACATCGGCTCCTCTATCAGCGACGCGATATTCGAGAACATCGGTCGGGCCGCCGGTCGAGTTCAGGAGAACAAGCCGCTGGCCTCGGACCTGCTGGAGTCGGAAGACGCCTATCTCGTCGTCTTCGACGCGCCCGGAACGACCGCGTCGGACATTCAGGTCCGGTACGTCGATGACCGCGTGGAGGTCCGTATCGACCGGTTCCGTGATTTCTACGAGGGCTTCGAGATGCGCTACCCCGGCCGCGGGCTCGCACTCGACGGAAGCGTCACCCTGCCGAGCGACGCCGCTGTCGACCCGGAGGCGGCCCAAGCCACGCTCAAGAGCAACGGAACGCTCCACGTCCGTGTTCCGAAGGCCGAGGCGGACCACGATGAGGACGAGGCAACGGATGTCGGCGTTGCAACCGACGACAGCGAGAGCCACGAAGGGGCCGACGCAGATGCAGACGCCGATGTCGAAGACGTGACCGACTCGGCCGACGAAAGCGAAGACGACGCCTGA
- a CDS encoding ABC transporter ATP-binding protein, translated as MPDDQGGFEGVRENVDGHPMVNLVGYATSYWLRLFVGILAAFCTRFARLVPPIIVAAAIDRVVLTSGEPGLLTDAGLLPPGEITGEAARIAFLQRLVVIAAIAYLIRSAARFGSRYLLQSSAQKIQRDLRNDTYDHLQHLSLSFFANHQTGGMMSILNSDINRLESFLNTEFRQLIRVVATVGGIAVILYTYSPKLALIALAPVPIIGVASGFFLTWIEPRYRSIRQTVSRLNTRLENNLSGAPVIKAFDRYDFERKRVTDQSQTYHDEKVAALRIRRAFFAGLRLLTGIVFVLILYVAGMDFITNPQGEAALSAGAFTAFFLYIRRLYSPMRRVGKSANKYQLAKSSAERVFGLLGQEPEVTDPADPYEPDSIDGSVEFDDVTFGYGDEPPVVRDVSLDVPAGATIGLAGATGAGKSTLLKLVPRFHDVDAGAVRVDGVDVREYGLQSLRSEIAVVEQQPYLFSGTVAENIAYGDREVLDAEQADSEARETGWETARDRVRDAAEAAQAHEFIEDLPDGYDTQIGERGIKLSGGQRQRVAIARALLNDPEIIIFDEATSDVDTETEDRIQESIEQLVADRTAFVIAHRLSTIQDADRIVVMDDGEIVERGSHTDLLAADGDYADLWHAQADDRTVSADD; from the coding sequence ATGCCTGACGACCAGGGCGGCTTCGAGGGCGTCCGCGAGAACGTCGACGGCCACCCGATGGTCAACCTCGTCGGCTACGCCACGTCCTACTGGCTCCGGCTGTTCGTCGGTATTCTGGCGGCGTTCTGTACCCGGTTCGCCCGCCTCGTGCCGCCGATAATCGTAGCTGCAGCCATCGACCGCGTCGTCCTCACCAGCGGCGAACCGGGGCTGCTGACCGACGCTGGGCTGTTGCCGCCCGGCGAAATCACGGGCGAAGCCGCCCGGATCGCCTTCCTCCAGCGGCTCGTCGTCATCGCAGCCATCGCGTATCTCATCCGGTCAGCGGCGCGTTTCGGCTCCAGATACCTGCTCCAGTCCAGCGCCCAGAAGATACAGCGGGACCTCCGGAACGACACGTACGACCACCTCCAGCACCTCTCGCTGTCGTTCTTTGCGAACCACCAGACCGGCGGGATGATGTCGATACTCAACAGCGATATCAACCGCCTGGAGTCGTTTCTCAACACGGAGTTCCGCCAGCTAATCCGGGTGGTGGCGACCGTCGGCGGCATCGCCGTTATCCTCTACACATACTCCCCGAAGCTGGCGCTCATCGCGCTCGCGCCGGTCCCGATTATCGGCGTCGCCAGCGGCTTTTTTCTCACGTGGATCGAGCCGCGGTACCGCTCGATTCGCCAGACGGTCTCGCGACTCAACACCCGGCTAGAGAACAACCTTAGCGGCGCGCCGGTCATCAAAGCGTTCGACCGCTACGACTTCGAGCGCAAGCGGGTGACCGACCAGAGCCAGACGTACCACGACGAGAAAGTCGCAGCCCTTCGAATCCGCCGGGCCTTCTTCGCCGGCCTGCGACTGCTGACCGGCATCGTGTTCGTCCTGATTCTGTACGTCGCCGGGATGGACTTCATCACGAACCCACAGGGTGAGGCGGCGCTGTCAGCGGGGGCCTTTACCGCCTTCTTCCTCTACATCCGCCGGCTGTACTCGCCGATGCGCCGCGTGGGCAAGTCGGCAAACAAGTACCAACTCGCGAAGTCCAGCGCAGAGCGCGTGTTCGGCCTACTGGGGCAGGAACCCGAAGTCACCGACCCCGCGGACCCGTACGAACCCGATAGCATCGACGGGTCGGTCGAGTTCGACGACGTGACCTTCGGCTACGGCGACGAGCCGCCGGTCGTTCGTGACGTGTCGCTGGACGTGCCCGCCGGCGCGACCATCGGGCTGGCTGGTGCGACCGGAGCCGGCAAATCAACCTTGCTGAAACTGGTGCCGCGGTTCCACGACGTGGATGCTGGTGCGGTCCGGGTTGACGGCGTCGACGTGCGCGAGTACGGCCTCCAGAGCCTCAGGAGCGAAATCGCCGTCGTCGAACAGCAGCCGTACCTGTTCTCGGGGACGGTCGCCGAGAACATCGCTTACGGCGACCGCGAGGTGCTTGATGCCGAGCAGGCGGACAGCGAGGCGCGAGAGACTGGCTGGGAGACAGCCCGCGACCGCGTCCGCGACGCGGCGGAAGCCGCACAGGCCCACGAGTTCATCGAGGACCTGCCGGATGGGTACGACACGCAGATCGGCGAGCGCGGCATCAAGCTCTCCGGCGGCCAGCGCCAGCGCGTCGCCATCGCCCGTGCCCTGCTGAACGACCCCGAAATTATCATCTTCGACGAGGCGACCAGCGACGTAGACACGGAGACGGAGGACCGCATTCAGGAGAGTATCGAACAGCTGGTCGCGGACCGCACCGCCTTCGTCATCGCTCACCGCCTCTCGACGATTCAGGACGCGGACCGCATCGTTGTGATGGACGACGGCGAAATCGTCGAACGCGGTAGCCACACCGACCTGCTCGCGGCCGACGGCGATTACGCTGATCTCTGGCACGCCCAGGCCGACGACCGAACGGTCAGCGCCGACGACTGA
- a CDS encoding Na+/H+ antiporter NhaC translates to MTSLTLEPLTYEDIPSERRPGVLQALVPVLGVVLFLGIGSGYLKLAPHGPLLWSIVLTGAVGKYWLGYSWDDLYEGLADSLLMGLQAILILFIIYGLIATWVSAGTIPGLMYYGLSILTPDVFLPATALLAMVVAFSIGSSWTTAGTLGVAFIGIGSGLGVPTPMTAGAILSGAYAGDKQSPLSDTTNLAAAVTNTDLYDHIRAMRNGTVLAFGLSVLLYAVLGLRAVGEIPTGRVAEIQGALAGSYDLSVLVLIPLVVTFGLALYGIPALPTLVAGVFAGAFTTIFVQGRSFTAAWTVFLDGTAPETGTALVNDLLASGGISGSAWTIAVVVAALSLGGLLERTGVLAVLAHHLATAVRGQRSLVVGTGISAIFVNAFSAQQYMSIVVPGLTLRNLYDEYGLTSDDLSQAIESAGTPTGALFPWHAGAVYMSAVFGVGTLAYAPYYFFAFLSPLLLFATTLFGGRYDGFEQADSVASSAVADD, encoded by the coding sequence GTGACATCACTCACTCTCGAACCGCTGACGTACGAGGACATCCCGTCGGAGCGCCGGCCGGGGGTCCTTCAGGCGCTAGTCCCTGTACTCGGTGTCGTCCTGTTCCTCGGCATCGGATCGGGATATCTGAAGCTGGCCCCACACGGGCCGCTGCTCTGGAGCATTGTACTGACTGGTGCAGTCGGCAAATACTGGCTTGGCTACTCGTGGGACGACCTCTACGAAGGGCTCGCGGACAGTCTGCTGATGGGACTGCAGGCGATTCTCATCCTGTTCATCATCTACGGCCTCATCGCGACGTGGGTGAGCGCGGGGACCATCCCCGGGCTGATGTACTACGGCCTCTCGATACTGACACCGGACGTGTTCCTGCCGGCGACAGCGCTGCTTGCGATGGTCGTCGCGTTTTCCATCGGGTCGTCGTGGACGACGGCCGGTACCCTCGGCGTGGCCTTCATCGGCATCGGCTCCGGTCTGGGTGTGCCGACCCCGATGACCGCTGGTGCCATCCTCTCGGGTGCCTACGCGGGCGACAAACAGTCTCCCCTCTCGGACACGACGAACCTCGCGGCCGCCGTGACGAACACCGACCTCTATGACCACATCCGGGCGATGCGCAACGGGACTGTGCTGGCGTTTGGCCTCTCAGTCCTGCTCTACGCTGTTCTGGGACTGCGTGCCGTCGGTGAAATCCCGACCGGGCGTGTCGCCGAGATACAGGGCGCACTCGCTGGGAGCTACGACCTCTCAGTGCTGGTACTCATCCCGCTCGTTGTCACCTTCGGGCTGGCGCTGTACGGAATCCCGGCACTCCCGACGCTCGTCGCCGGGGTCTTTGCCGGGGCTTTCACGACCATCTTCGTGCAGGGCCGGTCGTTCACTGCCGCCTGGACTGTCTTTCTCGATGGGACGGCCCCTGAGACGGGGACGGCACTCGTGAACGATCTGCTGGCCAGCGGTGGTATCTCGGGGTCGGCCTGGACGATTGCCGTCGTCGTCGCGGCCCTCAGTCTTGGCGGACTCCTCGAACGGACCGGTGTCCTCGCTGTGCTCGCACACCACCTCGCAACCGCTGTCCGCGGCCAGCGCAGCCTAGTCGTCGGGACCGGCATTTCGGCCATCTTTGTCAACGCCTTCTCGGCCCAGCAGTACATGAGCATCGTCGTGCCCGGGCTCACGCTCCGGAACCTCTACGACGAGTACGGCCTGACAAGCGACGATCTCTCGCAGGCTATCGAATCCGCCGGGACCCCGACCGGCGCACTCTTCCCGTGGCACGCCGGTGCCGTCTACATGTCTGCGGTCTTCGGGGTTGGAACGCTTGCCTACGCCCCGTACTACTTCTTCGCGTTCCTCTCGCCGTTGCTCCTGTTTGCGACAACGCTGTTCGGCGGACGGTACGACGGGTTCGAGCAGGCTGATTCGGTCGCGTCGTCCGCTGTCGCCGACGACTGA
- a CDS encoding radical SAM protein, which produces MTDPETLDVTIVDGYVDEPAHFGVPPYISTYPRYAAGALVDAGVPREQITYHTIDELREDNAVWRDVEAADLMVYVGGMTVPGKYVGGTPAEPDEVRELAWTADGTSLMGGPVRFGVGEANEGASETARDDLDFDFLAMADVEAAVYDLVDSGLEGFNDRYRSVEEETRWARAGAFVVEQHPNHPDYLICEMETSRGCPYRCSFCTEPMYGDPDFRPPESVVDEVDALSDRGVKHFRLGRQADILAYGGDGEAPNPDALRRLYGGIREVAPDLETLHLDNMNPITVVKWPEKAREGIRIIAEHNTPGDTAAFGLESADPNVMSDNNLNVTADQCFEAVKIVNEVAGWRPGGDRDTAPNFGDDAARRLPKLLPGINLVHGLKGETRETFEHNKRFLQRVYDEGLMLRRVNIRQVMAFEGTDMADTGADIAKDHKQLFKQYKREVRETIDNPMLQRVAPPGTVLPDVHLEYHQDGKTFGRQLGTYPLLVGIPGERELGSVVDIAVTDHGYRSVTGVPYPLDLNSASMDELTAIPGIGRSTAGDVVVNRPYESVGDIDVASIERFATTQSGEGAD; this is translated from the coding sequence ATGACTGACCCCGAGACGCTCGACGTGACCATCGTCGACGGCTACGTCGACGAGCCCGCACACTTCGGGGTGCCGCCGTACATCTCGACGTACCCGCGGTACGCCGCCGGCGCGCTGGTCGACGCCGGCGTCCCCCGCGAGCAGATAACGTATCACACTATCGACGAACTCCGGGAGGATAACGCAGTCTGGCGAGACGTGGAGGCCGCCGACCTCATGGTGTACGTCGGCGGCATGACCGTCCCCGGCAAGTACGTCGGCGGGACGCCGGCGGAACCCGACGAAGTGCGCGAACTCGCCTGGACGGCCGACGGCACCTCGCTGATGGGCGGCCCGGTCCGCTTCGGCGTCGGCGAGGCCAACGAGGGCGCGAGCGAGACGGCCCGCGACGACCTCGATTTCGACTTCCTGGCGATGGCCGACGTGGAGGCCGCGGTGTACGACCTCGTCGACTCCGGGCTGGAGGGGTTCAACGACCGCTACCGCTCGGTCGAGGAGGAGACCCGCTGGGCCCGGGCCGGCGCGTTCGTCGTCGAACAGCACCCGAACCACCCCGACTACCTCATCTGCGAGATGGAGACGTCCCGGGGCTGTCCGTACCGCTGTTCCTTCTGCACGGAGCCGATGTACGGCGACCCGGACTTCCGGCCGCCCGAGAGCGTCGTCGACGAGGTCGACGCCCTCTCGGACCGCGGCGTGAAGCACTTCCGACTCGGGCGGCAGGCCGACATCCTCGCCTACGGCGGCGACGGCGAGGCACCCAATCCCGACGCCCTGCGGCGGCTCTACGGCGGCATCCGCGAGGTCGCGCCGGACCTGGAGACGCTGCACCTCGACAACATGAACCCCATCACGGTCGTCAAGTGGCCGGAGAAAGCCCGCGAGGGCATCCGCATCATCGCCGAGCACAACACGCCCGGCGACACCGCCGCGTTCGGCCTAGAGTCGGCCGACCCGAACGTGATGAGCGACAACAACCTCAACGTCACCGCCGACCAGTGCTTCGAGGCGGTGAAAATCGTCAACGAGGTAGCCGGCTGGCGGCCGGGAGGGGACAGAGACACTGCTCCCAACTTCGGCGACGACGCCGCACGCCGGCTCCCGAAGCTCCTGCCGGGCATCAACCTCGTCCACGGGCTGAAAGGCGAGACGCGGGAGACCTTCGAGCACAACAAACGGTTCCTCCAGCGCGTCTACGACGAGGGGCTGATGCTCCGGCGGGTGAACATCCGCCAGGTGATGGCCTTCGAGGGGACCGACATGGCCGACACCGGCGCGGACATCGCGAAGGACCACAAGCAACTGTTCAAACAGTACAAGCGCGAGGTCCGAGAGACCATCGATAACCCGATGCTCCAGCGGGTCGCGCCGCCGGGGACCGTCCTGCCCGACGTACACCTAGAGTACCACCAGGACGGCAAGACCTTCGGCCGGCAACTGGGGACCTACCCGCTTCTCGTGGGCATCCCGGGCGAGCGCGAACTCGGCAGCGTCGTCGACATCGCGGTCACGGACCACGGCTACCGATCGGTCACCGGGGTCCCCTACCCGCTGGACCTCAACAGCGCGTCGATGGACGAACTCACCGCGATTCCCGGCATCGGCCGCAGCACCGCCGGCGACGTGGTGGTAAACAGACCCTACGAGTCGGTCGGAGACATCGACGTCGCGTCCATCGAGCGGTTCGCGACTACCCAGTCTGGGGAAGGCGCTGACTAA